A portion of the Krasilnikovia cinnamomea genome contains these proteins:
- a CDS encoding pilus assembly protein TadG-related protein translates to MITPWTVVGTLMVILLAGLVLDAGMAMADQVRLYDRAQAAARAGAREIDLATYRNTGVVQLDPDAAVGAAQRFLARSGTTGTATATTAAVTVTVTGVRRTQLLYLIGVTTIPLDATAAATAATGVTNAT, encoded by the coding sequence ATGATCACCCCCTGGACCGTCGTCGGCACGCTCATGGTGATCCTGCTCGCCGGACTCGTCCTCGACGCCGGCATGGCCATGGCCGACCAGGTCCGCCTCTACGATCGGGCCCAGGCCGCCGCCCGCGCCGGCGCCCGCGAGATCGACCTCGCCACCTACCGCAACACGGGTGTCGTCCAACTCGACCCCGACGCCGCCGTCGGCGCGGCTCAACGCTTCCTCGCCCGATCCGGCACCACCGGAACCGCCACCGCCACCACCGCGGCCGTCACGGTCACGGTCACCGGCGTCCGGCGGACCCAACTGCTGTACCTGATCGGCGTCACCACGATCCCCCTTGACGCCACCGCCGCCGCCACCGCGGCCACCGGAGTCACCAACGCCACCTGA
- a CDS encoding type II secretion system F family protein: protein MNTSALIVGGVAGLGLLLIVAGLVPARPTLAETLAGLHRPPAPLDPPTTTRTRALSAPLRAFGLPSARTRTDLAVLERSVAIHLADQMLAVIAGLILPPLAVAVLTDASSTFGPTTPLWVSLAGAAGGWWLAESTVHAEATRRRAELRHALSAVLDLVVISLAGGAGLEQALDDACTDTNGWAAARLHHAVATSRLLRVPPWRTLGQLGEDTGVVELQELAATMNLAGAEGARIRTSLTARAATLRAHQGTAQETQANSATERMALPVMLLALAYMTFLLYPAIAAISRF from the coding sequence ATGAATACCTCTGCGCTGATCGTCGGCGGCGTCGCCGGTCTCGGCCTGCTCCTGATCGTCGCCGGCCTGGTCCCGGCGCGGCCGACCCTGGCCGAAACCCTGGCCGGGTTGCATCGCCCACCCGCCCCCCTCGACCCACCGACCACGACACGCACCCGCGCCCTGTCGGCGCCGTTGCGGGCGTTCGGCCTGCCCTCGGCGCGGACCCGCACCGACCTGGCCGTACTCGAACGTTCGGTAGCCATACACCTGGCCGACCAGATGCTCGCCGTGATCGCCGGACTCATCCTGCCCCCGCTCGCCGTCGCCGTCCTGACCGACGCCAGCAGCACCTTCGGCCCCACCACACCGTTGTGGGTGTCCCTGGCCGGCGCGGCGGGCGGCTGGTGGCTGGCCGAATCCACCGTGCACGCCGAGGCGACACGCCGTCGCGCCGAGTTGCGGCACGCCCTGTCCGCCGTCCTCGACCTGGTCGTCATCTCCCTGGCCGGCGGCGCCGGACTCGAACAGGCGCTCGACGACGCCTGCACCGACACCAACGGCTGGGCAGCCGCCCGCCTCCACCACGCCGTGGCCACCTCCCGCCTACTGCGGGTTCCCCCGTGGCGCACCCTCGGCCAACTCGGCGAAGACACCGGCGTCGTCGAGCTGCAAGAACTCGCCGCGACGATGAACCTCGCCGGCGCCGAAGGCGCCCGCATCCGCACCTCGCTGACCGCCCGCGCCGCGACGCTGCGCGCCCACCAGGGCACCGCGCAGGAAACCCAGGCGAACTCCGCCACCGAACGCATGGCCCTGCCCGTGATGCTGCTCGCCCTCGCCTACATGACCTTCCTGCTCTATCCCGCCATCGCCGCCATCAGCCGCTTCTGA
- a CDS encoding MAB_1171c family putative transporter has protein sequence MDPTSAVFLFCAVAAWTAAGYKVFALRREPSNTALWVLSVSIVLPATGFTVAAPLIYPHVGRVSGVPDLATLIVYGCIAGYGIVVSIMLLLWHKSPREARRAGTALLALYGAALAAMIVLFFHIDTASEHPLDFDETFGPTAVGGAFLLVYVSMYTTGLIATAVRGHQFARHVAGTGGHPWLRRGLRIVSVGSCVALGYAVCKSVFVVLAWSGVYLPDLSKLGVLFACLASPPIAIGLTMPSWGPKLTTVTGWLRKRRKYRQLRPLWEVMYHAVPGIALEQPTYGWALLGDLDFRLYRRLVEIRDGRLALAPHMPDTVPDAEQLAAAQQLPVDVVREALRIRAAADRVRAAEPARPVPPGTGPAPALPNHGDDIAWLVQLAAALDRIPAPQPEASVRAADEG, from the coding sequence ATGGACCCGACCTCGGCAGTCTTCCTGTTCTGCGCCGTCGCGGCGTGGACCGCGGCAGGCTACAAGGTCTTCGCATTGCGGCGCGAGCCGAGCAACACGGCGCTATGGGTGCTATCCGTGTCCATCGTCCTGCCCGCCACCGGATTCACGGTCGCCGCGCCACTCATCTACCCGCACGTCGGACGGGTCTCCGGCGTACCGGACCTGGCCACGCTGATCGTGTACGGCTGCATCGCGGGCTACGGCATCGTGGTGTCGATCATGCTGCTGCTCTGGCACAAGTCTCCGCGCGAGGCCCGCCGCGCCGGCACCGCCCTGCTCGCGTTGTACGGCGCTGCCCTAGCCGCCATGATCGTCCTGTTCTTCCACATCGACACGGCCAGCGAGCACCCGCTCGACTTCGACGAGACCTTCGGCCCCACCGCCGTCGGCGGCGCGTTCCTGCTGGTCTACGTCAGCATGTACACCACCGGCCTGATCGCCACCGCGGTCCGCGGACATCAGTTCGCCCGTCACGTCGCCGGCACCGGCGGCCACCCCTGGCTGCGGCGCGGTCTGCGGATCGTCTCGGTGGGTTCCTGCGTCGCTCTCGGCTACGCCGTCTGCAAGTCGGTCTTCGTGGTGCTCGCCTGGTCCGGGGTGTACCTGCCGGACCTGAGCAAGCTCGGAGTGCTGTTCGCCTGCCTGGCCTCCCCACCCATCGCCATCGGGCTGACCATGCCGTCCTGGGGGCCGAAGCTGACTACGGTTACCGGCTGGCTGCGCAAGCGGCGCAAGTACCGCCAGCTGCGCCCCCTGTGGGAAGTGATGTACCACGCGGTTCCCGGCATCGCGCTCGAACAGCCCACCTACGGCTGGGCCCTGCTCGGCGACCTCGACTTCCGCCTGTACCGACGCCTGGTCGAGATCCGCGATGGCCGGCTGGCCCTGGCACCCCACATGCCGGACACAGTGCCCGACGCAGAGCAGCTCGCCGCCGCACAGCAGCTGCCCGTCGACGTCGTGCGCGAAGCGCTACGGATCCGCGCCGCCGCCGACCGGGTCCGCGCCGCTGAACCCGCCCGACCGGTGCCACCGGGCACCGGGCCTGCGCCGGCGCTGCCCAACCACGGCGACGACATTGCCTGGCTGGTGCAGCTCGCCGCGGCCCTCGACCGAATCCCCGCCCCGCAGCCCGAGGCCAGCGTGCGGGCCGCAGACGAAGGATGA
- a CDS encoding TadE/TadG family type IV pilus assembly protein, giving the protein MRGRLSGDRGSVFVEVALGYVPIMVLTVVAVIAVARIVSAQMDVNSAAAAAARQASLAYTPGAAAAGAEDAAAATLTGRTLTCRPRAVRVNAGSMAPGGQVTVTVDCTVALRDLFGVGMPGAMTVTGEATQPLDTYRGTPP; this is encoded by the coding sequence ATGCGCGGGCGGCTGTCCGGCGACCGCGGCTCCGTCTTCGTCGAGGTCGCGCTCGGCTATGTGCCGATCATGGTGCTGACGGTGGTGGCCGTGATCGCCGTCGCCCGCATCGTGTCGGCCCAGATGGACGTCAACTCGGCCGCCGCCGCGGCGGCCCGGCAGGCATCACTGGCCTACACGCCGGGCGCCGCCGCAGCGGGCGCCGAGGACGCCGCCGCCGCGACGCTGACTGGCCGCACCCTGACCTGCCGTCCCCGCGCCGTCCGCGTCAACGCAGGGTCGATGGCCCCCGGCGGCCAGGTCACCGTCACCGTCGATTGCACCGTCGCCCTGCGGGATCTCTTCGGCGTGGGAATGCCCGGTGCGATGACGGTGACCGGTGAAGCCACCCAGCCGCTCGATACCTATCGGGGGACACCGCCATGA
- a CDS encoding CpaF family protein — protein sequence MTVTPNVVDAVNGHGASQGAGRGGERVPAPLDVVARLRAAISDKLAAAGTMSDTERDQAIALFIAQEIDTNARADISQGRAPLSPHVEAAVARALRDSFTGLGALQRLVDDPHVEDIFVNGCDNVWVRTIDNQRLRAAPVAASDDDLIDLIQIAAARSGQEERRFDRGSPSLSLRLPGGQRLFAVMAVAKRPSLSIRRNTLNRVTLDDLLERGELSPALRALIAAMVRSRKNIVFCGGTGIGKTTLLRAAAYEIDPLERIVTVEDAFELGLDEDLDAHPNATALQQREPNLEGVGGIDMATMVKWGLRMRPDRVIVGEARGAEALQMLFAMSQGNDGSMCTIHASNAKQALLRLGMYVMAAPERLTFDAANMLIGQAVDFVVFLDVATDGTRVVSSVLQVLETTGEQVPSNEIYRPGPDRRARPGSPMRTDTLDDLVAAGFDPSLLHQDRW from the coding sequence ATGACCGTCACCCCGAACGTCGTCGACGCCGTGAACGGCCACGGTGCCAGCCAGGGTGCCGGCCGAGGTGGCGAGCGCGTGCCGGCACCGTTGGACGTCGTCGCCCGGCTGCGTGCCGCCATCAGCGACAAGCTCGCCGCCGCGGGAACGATGAGCGACACCGAACGCGACCAGGCGATCGCGTTGTTCATCGCCCAGGAGATCGACACCAACGCCCGCGCCGATATCAGCCAGGGACGAGCGCCGCTGTCGCCGCACGTCGAGGCCGCGGTGGCCCGCGCGCTGCGGGACTCGTTCACCGGGTTGGGCGCCCTGCAGCGCCTGGTCGACGACCCCCACGTGGAGGACATCTTCGTCAACGGCTGCGACAACGTGTGGGTACGCACCATCGACAACCAGCGCCTTCGGGCCGCCCCGGTCGCCGCCAGCGACGACGACCTGATCGATCTGATCCAGATCGCCGCCGCCCGCAGCGGTCAGGAGGAACGCCGCTTCGACCGCGGCAGCCCGTCACTGTCGCTGCGGCTTCCCGGCGGCCAGCGGCTGTTCGCGGTGATGGCGGTCGCGAAGCGCCCCAGCCTCTCGATCCGCCGCAACACTCTCAACCGGGTCACGCTCGATGACCTGCTCGAGCGCGGCGAGCTCAGCCCGGCACTGCGGGCGCTGATCGCCGCCATGGTCCGATCCCGCAAGAACATCGTCTTCTGCGGCGGGACGGGAATCGGGAAGACCACCCTGCTGCGGGCCGCCGCTTACGAGATCGATCCCCTGGAGCGGATCGTCACCGTCGAAGACGCCTTCGAACTGGGCCTCGACGAGGACCTCGACGCGCACCCGAACGCGACCGCGTTGCAGCAGCGCGAACCGAACTTGGAAGGTGTCGGCGGCATCGACATGGCCACCATGGTCAAGTGGGGGCTGCGGATGCGTCCCGACCGGGTCATCGTCGGCGAAGCCCGCGGCGCGGAGGCCCTGCAGATGCTGTTCGCGATGTCGCAGGGCAACGACGGGTCGATGTGCACGATCCACGCGAGCAATGCGAAGCAGGCACTGCTGCGCCTGGGCATGTATGTGATGGCCGCCCCGGAGAGGCTCACGTTCGACGCCGCGAACATGCTCATCGGCCAGGCCGTCGACTTCGTCGTCTTCCTCGACGTCGCCACCGACGGCACCCGCGTCGTCTCCTCCGTGCTGCAGGTTCTGGAGACCACCGGTGAGCAGGTCCCCTCCAACGAGATCTACCGGCCGGGCCCGGACCGGCGTGCGAGACCCGGCTCACCCATGCGCACCGACACCCTCGACGACCTCGTCGCGGCCGGCTTCGACCCGAGCTTGCTGCACCAGGACCGGTGGTGA
- a CDS encoding TadE family protein, producing MSGDRGSVTAEMVVAWPLLLLVFALGMQVGMWALGQLGAQHAANHALQTTRVLDGTAAAGRGDATAVLQQLAGAFIDDPTVTVTRSADTATVTIRGHAPALFGVRIPIQTSVSAPTERFRPQTLAVAPFGAPR from the coding sequence ATGTCCGGCGACCGAGGATCCGTCACCGCCGAGATGGTCGTCGCGTGGCCGCTGCTACTGCTGGTCTTCGCCCTCGGCATGCAGGTCGGCATGTGGGCGTTGGGACAACTCGGAGCGCAGCACGCCGCCAACCATGCCCTGCAGACCACCCGGGTGCTCGACGGTACCGCCGCCGCCGGGCGAGGCGACGCCACCGCGGTCCTGCAGCAGCTCGCCGGAGCCTTCATCGACGACCCGACCGTGACCGTGACCCGCAGCGCCGACACCGCGACCGTCACCATCCGGGGCCATGCCCCCGCACTGTTCGGCGTCCGCATCCCCATTCAGACCAGTGTCAGCGCCCCCACCGAGCGGTTCCGGCCGCAGACCCTCGCCGTCGCCCCGTTTGGAGCCCCGCGATGA
- a CDS encoding BTAD domain-containing putative transcriptional regulator, protein MLASLTSTLRRLTGATVLALLFAAPPWALLHYLDRPWPAHPPSWADISTLLTSPMTDRTLGALLTAMLWLAWASFAWSTLAELAAALTGIRLPQPRALAPARGLAALLVALITGGMLATAAQAAPGLSPPAQAAPATATEHQAVEHRAQVPTVVQPVRAVPAGVGPAAEQWPADRQHTEAREPHATRAGIPRGRLTLVAAGRAYTYTVQRGDTLSEIARQWLGDANRWPEIYALNRGTHFADVGGTLRNPNLIYPGWTLRLPDDATAPHGADVRSGPPKQAHPKPDPPHPTATSPSPTTPATPTAATASAATGSVPTTPPAATDLAPGDGTAPATPPNATANPRASTPTTATEPSANPTDAPAADRGSPRGVSLLSGSWIDLGLGLAIAAAAALVWAHRRRRYTPRPLGTPSHADDLDLAPQPPVVTQIRRGLRKPAPRPTDADALFPDRDDDDPADGPGRGATSADSAPRIGELDTSEVDTGDVPDVAGAQYGAPAPVPVVPALAHPLAAVWPPAGAGLVGPGAAAAARGFFVAGLAGGGLDHPDARTWVVMASATAATLLGAAAVTLPNTPRLTVTAGLDEALDLLETQTLHRTRLVYQHEVDDVAALRTADPYEEPLPPILLIADTTGRHERTRVAALLAQGQRLDIHGVILGDWPDGDTIDVATDGTTRPADGDATRHGTHPADVGRLTVIDPTEAADLITTLAESHTGRPQPPAPTDPHPATSASDPARDNAASAATEATREATPASAPSSNHYPAEPTEVGTLEQTQGAGAADDETEPALPAPSEPVASVGREAATPATDHPPADPAADIAGGAETTVVLPGRADVTVLGGAAIVDADPQRAPRPKSLELLVYLAANGGSATVDAILEDLLPDAPTSKAGHRLHTYVSDLRGVLRHNGGPGEYVTHPRLRYLLNPATVRVDLWQMRAAITEAATADPVERIAALRRAVTAYRGALAEGYDYLWIEPYREAVRRQALDATTALVDALTDQPEEQLAILTPAIGLHPYAENLYQAAMRAHARLGHLDDIRALRRAVTTAAAELDVEPGDDTLALADTLVADLQTRHRRVPLQPGPGGAT, encoded by the coding sequence GTGCTCGCGTCGCTCACCTCCACCCTGCGCCGGCTCACCGGCGCGACGGTGCTGGCGCTGCTATTCGCCGCGCCGCCCTGGGCCCTGCTGCACTACCTCGACCGGCCCTGGCCCGCCCACCCGCCCTCCTGGGCCGACATCAGCACCCTGCTCACCTCGCCGATGACCGACCGCACCCTCGGCGCCCTGCTCACCGCGATGCTGTGGCTCGCCTGGGCCTCGTTCGCGTGGTCCACACTCGCCGAACTCGCCGCAGCCCTCACCGGAATACGACTGCCCCAACCCCGCGCCCTCGCCCCCGCACGAGGGCTGGCCGCCCTGCTCGTCGCGCTCATCACCGGCGGCATGCTCGCCACCGCCGCACAGGCCGCCCCCGGCCTGTCCCCGCCGGCCCAGGCAGCCCCCGCCACCGCGACCGAGCACCAAGCTGTGGAACACCGCGCCCAGGTCCCGACCGTCGTGCAGCCCGTCCGGGCCGTACCGGCGGGAGTGGGGCCGGCCGCCGAACAATGGCCGGCTGACCGTCAGCACACCGAAGCCCGTGAACCCCACGCGACGCGGGCTGGCATCCCTCGCGGCCGGTTGACACTCGTGGCCGCCGGCCGCGCGTACACCTACACCGTCCAACGCGGCGACACCCTCTCCGAGATCGCCAGGCAGTGGCTCGGCGACGCCAACCGGTGGCCCGAGATCTACGCGCTGAACCGCGGCACCCACTTCGCCGACGTCGGCGGCACGCTCAGGAACCCGAACCTCATCTACCCAGGCTGGACGCTGCGATTGCCCGACGACGCCACCGCACCCCACGGCGCAGACGTCCGTAGCGGCCCACCGAAACAAGCGCATCCGAAGCCCGATCCGCCGCACCCCACCGCGACCAGCCCGTCGCCGACCACCCCCGCGACGCCCACCGCCGCGACGGCGTCCGCTGCGACCGGATCCGTTCCGACGACCCCGCCCGCGGCCACCGACCTGGCACCGGGCGACGGAACCGCCCCGGCGACGCCACCCAACGCAACCGCCAATCCGCGGGCCTCCACCCCCACCACCGCAACCGAACCGAGCGCCAACCCCACCGACGCGCCCGCCGCCGACCGCGGCAGCCCTCGCGGGGTCTCCCTGCTCTCGGGCAGCTGGATCGACCTCGGACTCGGCCTCGCGATCGCCGCCGCCGCAGCCCTCGTCTGGGCGCACCGACGTCGCCGCTACACCCCCCGACCGCTCGGGACACCCTCACACGCCGACGACCTCGACCTCGCCCCCCAGCCACCCGTCGTCACCCAGATCCGCCGCGGCCTCCGCAAACCAGCCCCCCGCCCGACCGACGCCGACGCGTTGTTCCCGGACCGGGACGACGATGACCCCGCCGACGGTCCCGGCCGCGGCGCTACGAGCGCCGACTCGGCCCCCCGCATCGGCGAGCTTGACACGTCCGAAGTCGACACCGGCGACGTCCCCGACGTGGCCGGCGCGCAATACGGCGCGCCAGCGCCGGTCCCCGTTGTACCGGCCCTGGCCCACCCCCTCGCCGCGGTATGGCCGCCCGCCGGAGCCGGCCTGGTCGGGCCGGGCGCCGCCGCAGCAGCCCGCGGATTCTTCGTCGCCGGCCTCGCCGGCGGCGGCCTCGACCACCCCGACGCCCGCACCTGGGTCGTCATGGCCTCCGCCACCGCCGCCACCCTGCTCGGCGCCGCCGCCGTCACCCTGCCGAACACCCCGAGGCTGACCGTCACCGCCGGCCTCGACGAAGCCCTCGACCTGCTCGAAACCCAAACCCTGCACCGCACCCGACTGGTCTACCAACACGAAGTCGACGACGTCGCCGCCCTGCGCACCGCCGACCCCTACGAAGAACCACTGCCACCGATCCTGCTGATCGCCGACACCACCGGCCGCCACGAACGCACCCGCGTCGCGGCCCTACTCGCCCAAGGACAACGCCTCGACATCCACGGCGTCATCCTCGGCGACTGGCCCGACGGCGACACCATCGACGTCGCCACCGACGGCACCACCCGCCCCGCCGACGGCGACGCCACCCGACACGGCACCCACCCCGCCGACGTCGGACGCCTCACCGTCATCGACCCCACCGAGGCCGCCGACCTCATCACCACCCTCGCCGAATCCCACACCGGACGACCTCAGCCACCGGCCCCCACCGATCCCCACCCCGCGACGTCAGCCTCCGACCCCGCCCGCGACAACGCGGCCTCCGCCGCCACCGAAGCGACCCGCGAGGCCACCCCGGCGAGCGCGCCTTCCAGCAATCACTACCCCGCCGAACCCACCGAGGTTGGGACGCTCGAGCAGACGCAGGGCGCGGGTGCCGCTGACGACGAAACAGAGCCGGCGTTGCCCGCGCCGAGCGAGCCGGTTGCATCAGTAGGCCGCGAGGCCGCCACACCGGCCACCGACCACCCGCCGGCTGACCCTGCCGCCGACATCGCCGGCGGCGCAGAGACCACCGTGGTATTGCCGGGCAGGGCCGACGTGACCGTCCTCGGCGGCGCCGCGATCGTCGACGCCGACCCCCAACGGGCACCTCGCCCCAAATCCCTGGAACTGCTGGTCTACCTGGCCGCCAACGGCGGCAGCGCCACCGTCGACGCCATCCTCGAGGATCTGCTGCCCGATGCCCCCACGAGCAAGGCCGGGCACCGGCTGCACACCTACGTCTCCGACCTGCGCGGCGTCCTGCGCCACAACGGCGGCCCGGGCGAGTACGTCACCCATCCACGGCTGCGCTACCTGCTCAACCCCGCCACCGTTCGGGTCGACCTGTGGCAGATGCGCGCCGCGATCACCGAGGCCGCCACCGCCGATCCGGTCGAGCGGATCGCCGCGCTGCGTCGCGCCGTCACCGCCTACCGCGGCGCGCTCGCCGAGGGCTACGACTACCTGTGGATCGAGCCCTACCGCGAGGCCGTCCGCCGGCAGGCTCTCGACGCCACCACCGCCCTGGTCGACGCCCTCACCGACCAACCCGAAGAACAACTGGCCATCCTCACCCCCGCGATCGGGCTGCACCCCTACGCCGAGAACCTCTACCAGGCCGCGATGCGCGCCCACGCCCGGCTCGGCCACCTCGACGACATCCGCGCGCTGCGCCGCGCCGTCACGACCGCCGCCGCCGAACTCGACGTCGAACCCGGCGACGACACCCTCGCGCTGGCCGACACACTCGTCGCCGACCTGCAAACCCGCCATCGCCGAGTGCCGCTGCAGCCAGGACCCGGAGGTGCCACATGA
- a CDS encoding type II secretion system F family protein: protein MQLTPILLGLVCAAGLTLILDGLRRRPAGPAPARHRPGFTAADRTRALLAAAAGVGAALATRWPVAAILTAAAVWALPRILGPDRESRQDLARIEAIATWAELLRDTLSSAAGLEQAIAATAPVTPLPIRAHVQTLAAAPRAGIRLTDALRVFARDLADPTGDLVVRALLQAAGYHGGQLTDCLSSLASTAREQASIRMRVTTKRAATRTTARMITGTTVAMILGLLVLNRGFLAPYGTVTGQIVLLAVGGIFTAGFVWMARTSRIQQPPRILANANPGGSVIVAATGRLA from the coding sequence ATGCAGCTGACGCCGATCCTGCTCGGGCTGGTCTGCGCCGCCGGGCTCACCCTGATCCTCGACGGGCTGCGCCGCCGACCCGCCGGGCCGGCCCCGGCCCGGCACCGGCCGGGGTTCACCGCGGCGGATCGCACTCGGGCGCTGCTCGCCGCCGCGGCTGGCGTCGGTGCGGCCCTGGCTACCCGCTGGCCGGTCGCGGCGATCCTCACCGCCGCCGCGGTGTGGGCGTTGCCGCGGATCCTGGGTCCCGACCGTGAGTCGCGGCAGGACCTGGCCCGCATCGAGGCGATCGCGACCTGGGCCGAACTGCTGCGCGACACCCTGTCCTCGGCGGCCGGGCTCGAGCAGGCCATCGCCGCCACCGCCCCGGTCACCCCGCTGCCGATCCGGGCTCACGTCCAAACCCTGGCCGCGGCGCCGCGAGCGGGAATCCGGCTGACGGACGCCCTGCGGGTATTCGCCCGCGACCTGGCCGATCCCACCGGCGACCTCGTGGTCCGCGCGCTGCTGCAGGCCGCCGGCTACCACGGCGGTCAGCTGACCGACTGCCTGAGCAGCCTCGCCAGTACCGCCCGCGAGCAGGCGTCCATCCGGATGCGCGTCACCACGAAACGGGCCGCGACCCGCACCACCGCCCGCATGATCACCGGCACCACCGTGGCCATGATCCTCGGTCTGCTGGTGCTCAACCGTGGCTTCCTCGCCCCGTACGGCACCGTCACCGGGCAGATCGTCCTGCTCGCCGTGGGCGGGATCTTCACCGCGGGTTTCGTGTGGATGGCCCGCACGTCCCGCATCCAGCAGCCGCCCCGCATCCTCGCCAATGCAAATCCGGGCGGTTCGGTCATCGTCGCCGCGACCGGGAGGCTCGCATGA
- a CDS encoding SAF domain-containing protein, producing MSVRTDRSLPPAAARGASSPPPAALPVTRRSGRRSGRRIAAGVLIVIATVVVFWQVDLRQHADEAFLSTARPIAAGKPITDSDLTVVRVANTSGLALIAASSRSQVVGRTAAAPIPQGVLLTAAQVGPAAWPPSGQAVIALAVKPGRAPAELTAGATVVVLVVPSNAGQNTASGNGAAKNTDGTRRAVATVVSVSTGADQVGTRLVTLLLAADSAETIASASGDASLVQIGAPR from the coding sequence ATGAGCGTCAGGACCGACCGTTCCCTTCCCCCGGCCGCGGCCCGCGGGGCGAGCTCACCCCCGCCCGCCGCGCTGCCGGTCACGCGCCGCTCGGGTCGACGCTCAGGCAGGAGGATCGCCGCTGGAGTGCTGATCGTGATCGCGACGGTGGTCGTGTTCTGGCAGGTGGATCTGCGCCAGCACGCCGACGAGGCGTTCCTGTCCACGGCCCGCCCGATCGCCGCAGGCAAACCCATCACCGACAGCGACCTCACCGTTGTCCGCGTCGCGAACACGTCCGGTCTGGCGCTGATCGCGGCGAGCAGCCGCAGCCAGGTCGTGGGCCGTACCGCTGCCGCGCCGATCCCGCAGGGAGTACTGCTGACCGCTGCGCAGGTCGGACCCGCTGCGTGGCCGCCTAGCGGGCAGGCCGTCATCGCGCTGGCCGTCAAGCCCGGCCGGGCGCCCGCCGAACTGACCGCCGGCGCCACCGTCGTCGTGCTCGTGGTGCCGAGCAACGCCGGCCAGAACACCGCCTCCGGCAACGGCGCCGCGAAGAACACTGACGGCACCCGGCGGGCGGTAGCCACCGTCGTGTCCGTGTCGACAGGAGCCGACCAGGTCGGCACCCGGCTCGTGACCCTGTTGCTCGCCGCCGACAGCGCCGAGACGATCGCCTCGGCCAGCGGCGACGCGTCGCTCGTCCAGATCGGAGCCCCGCGGTGA
- a CDS encoding helix-turn-helix domain-containing protein, which yields MDESSPPQPGSSIADRLNALFDKVRKPDGTLYSLREVADAVTAAGDPVSHGYIGHLRSGRSTDPTLSHLKGLARFFGVPVEYFTSEAVATEVDNELILAAALQQVRTRTVALRQSVVPQAQEQIGAITELLRVIADLEQRREVDSGQA from the coding sequence ATGGACGAGAGTTCTCCGCCGCAGCCCGGCTCGTCGATTGCAGACCGGCTGAACGCTCTGTTCGACAAGGTGCGCAAACCCGATGGGACCTTGTACTCCCTACGGGAGGTCGCTGACGCGGTCACCGCCGCCGGCGACCCGGTCTCCCATGGCTACATCGGCCATCTGCGCTCGGGCCGCAGCACCGATCCGACGCTGAGCCATCTGAAGGGGCTGGCCCGGTTCTTCGGTGTCCCGGTCGAGTACTTCACCTCCGAGGCCGTCGCCACGGAGGTGGACAACGAACTGATTCTGGCGGCCGCGCTGCAGCAGGTCCGGACCCGCACGGTGGCCCTACGCCAGTCCGTCGTCCCTCAGGCCCAGGAGCAGATCGGCGCCATCACGGAGCTGCTGCGCGTGATCGCCGATTTGGAACAGCGTCGTGAAGTCGACAGCGGACAGGCGTGA